One Chroococcidiopsis sp. TS-821 genomic window carries:
- a CDS encoding Precorrin-3B methylase: MPKKDKDTPLTEEALIKEVCRRIRVARSYWDAHNNAACRHERDRALQLYNTLTKEQKDQIPQVLRVWLRYRSEKYFGAHRTPPQRKAKQSRKK, translated from the coding sequence ATGCCTAAAAAAGATAAAGATACTCCACTTACAGAAGAAGCACTCATAAAAGAAGTTTGCCGACGGATTCGCGTAGCGAGAAGTTACTGGGATGCGCATAATAATGCTGCTTGTCGTCACGAACGCGATCGCGCACTGCAACTGTACAACACTCTCACCAAAGAACAGAAAGACCAAATTCCTCAAGTGTTGCGAGTTTGGCTGCGCTACCGTAGTGAAAAATATTTTGGCGCACACCGCACTCCACCACAACGTAAAGCAAAGCAGAGTCGGAAAAAGTAG